DNA sequence from the Polyodon spathula isolate WHYD16114869_AA chromosome 19, ASM1765450v1, whole genome shotgun sequence genome:
AGGAGGGCATTGCTGTTCATCAACGGAACTTCTAATCAACACCTCCGCAGCTAAACTCCAGCACGGATATCGGAATCAGATCCATCTGCCCGGAGGTCAGTGCAAGTGACCGCATGCTTTAACCCGTCTGCACAACCCCTCCACAGACTCTGCAGATAACTCCAGGACATCCTCACCTCGGGCGTGTCCATACTAGGACAATGTGATCATTAAAACGGGATTTTTAACTCATTAAAAGCACAGTGTAAAACTTGAAATTGAGGCAATTCTGGCagagaacaaaaaacaattcaaaataaaaataaaaaaggtagacAGAAGCTTCAAACTGAACCCAGCAGAACAAAGTGTGACAAGAGTTTGTGTGTTAGTTTTGTTGTTTACAATATCTTCAATGAAAGGAAAACAATTTGTTAATAAACATATAACAAGCCTAGGTTCAtgacaataccaaaaaaaaaaagtgtaattaatttttttattttcacatattaACTCCCTGAGCCAGATTCAGAATCCTTTCCTTCAATGCTGCATCACAAAAGCAGGGAGGTGCTCAGCTGAGACTATTCAGTGTCAAAGGGGATCCATGTTGTGTCTGAAAACAAGCACAACTTTACTGCTTCCTTCAGCTCCAGTACAAAACAGATAAAAAGAACAAGGTTTCAGAACTTCAGCCTTAGCACAACAAATGAAACAGCCTTCACCATCCGTCACCAGTGAATACCAAAGTACagcagacaaataaaaaaaaaaaaaaaaaaacaccactagtGTACCATGACAggtaaatatataaacatgtttctgttttattacacCATTATTTACACTTTTCACAGGTCTTCAAGGAGCACGGCCAAGTGTCTAACATGAAGCTCTGCTCCACGGTCACATTAAGGAACATTTCCTCCAGTAAAAAATATTCAACAATCCCAAGACAGACGATATTTACTCGTACTGTGGCGTAGGAACTCAGGTCAGTAACTAGCAAATGAGCTGCTGTGCAGGGGGCTCCATCCAgaccctccaaaaaaaaaaaaaaaaaaaaaaaaaaaaaaactcttagaGAGTATGAACAACCCTGTGTAGTCCATAGCCAGGAAAGACACCAGAACGATCCAGAGATAGCCACAAAAAAACAAGTCCTGGGGCCACGTCTCTGCATGTCACGGTCCGCCCCACTAAACATTCCATTTGGTGTTAAGGtggaggggaagggggaggggaagggggaggggccACCCCCCCCCATGCCGCAGGTGGACAAGTCTCTGCAAGGTCCTTCCCTTCAGTTTAGTAGATCACTTCATAAACTGTTGCCTTCTTGTCACCAGAGCCTGTTACGATGTACTTGTCGTCAGCTGAAATGTCGCAACTTAAGACGGACGATGATTCCTTAGACTGAGAAAAGagtgaaatacataaataagtctCCAAGGTTAAAAATGTTCCCAACTTATTGCATTACACAGTTTTGAGTAGCCTTGCCAAACTgcacatattacatttttgaaattgtgttattttttggcTTCAAGAAaagaatttacatttaaaaaaagaatttacatttaaattattgaaaaaatTCAGTAAGGTATAAATGTCTCTCTTTAATATCAACTTTCCAGTCCTACAACCAAGGTTGATGTCATTTTCTGAACACAATGACCTTCTTACCTGGAATATGCTGGCCCCGTAAGGGGTCCTCCATGCGTTCAGAAGGTTGTCTTTGCCAGTGCTGACAAACCATTtacctttaaaaaacacaaaaataaaaatgagtactcatacaaaaagtaaatctaaattaaataattgttgtatgtttaaaaagcacttcaaaatgAAAATTTGAGATCGTGCAAGTTTACTACACAGTCTGGACTGCTTTTGTATTCGTTTAATGCTGtaccatttcaaattaaaataaggtATGTTTTGTACACcatcacaaacaaacacagaagtgACCCACAGTTTGAGTCCAGTTGCTTGCGCAGTATGAAAGCCAGAGTGCCGTATGGAGAGAGGCTTACCACAGTAGGCGAATTTGAGGGACAGCACGCAGCTCTCATGCAGGTGGAGCTGATATTTGTCTGGTTTGGTGTGGTGCAGGACCTCCACGTTGCTGCTCTCCATTCCCACAGCCAGCCACTCTCCAGTTGGGCAGTAACCCAGAGAGAAGATCTGATTGGGGGGGACAGGCAAGCAGATCAGATACAGCCAATGCTCTCTAATGAAGCacgtttataataataaaccaatatTCCGATACAGCCACAATGTTACTTATTAACAGAACAGTATTACACAAGAAAGGAGAGTTAAACTCTGAACATGTTATTACATTTAATGAACTGGAAACATGACACTATGCAAAAAAGTGCTTGCTGTTTTATATCTGATTCTAAGCTTCAAAACAAGGGCTCTTTGACATGGCCTCACAAGGCCCGGTGAGAAGGGGGAGCCGCTGAGCCGTGTTTACCTGCGAGGTGAAGTCATGCTGCTGCAGCTGTCGACCCTCCCGCAGGTCCCAGGAGCGAACTGTATTGTCCAGGCCACCTGTCCAGAGCTTTGTGCCGTCGTGAGAAATATCAATACAGCTCGCGCCATCTGTGTGTCCCTGGAACTGCCTGCAGAGAGAAAAAGCGGTGTTCGagttacagtaaaacacaaacataaaaccgTTAGGCGGAGCGACAAATTCCAGCTTCTGTGCACTGCATACAAGGGGGGGGTCCTTTGAATTCTGCAATCATTACAATCCAGAATCAAGATTCAATTAATCTGGAAACATAGTAAACAGAACCAACAGAACCAATAACTATGCAGAAAACCAGCGCATGGTTCAGTTTGAAGAAAATGTTGAACACACTCAGCTGGCACAGCAAATGGGTATGGACTGTAAAAACATGCTCCACCAACTGTGGCCCTTGCATCATCTCCAAGAACACACTGAACAAGGCTTGCTTTATAAACAACAGGAGTCATAGTGAAGCCTCACCTGACCAGGGTCTGGTTGTGCAGGTCCCACACTGCGATGTTGCCGTCACTGCAGCAGGAGAAGCACACCTTGGCGTCGGGGCTGATAGCCAGAGCATAGCAGGCAGGGGCGGAGGAGGTCAGCTCAGCCTTGATGCGCGGGGTCGGAGATGCCAGGTCCCAGATAGTCAGTGTGCTCGCCTCCCCACCGACGATCAACGTCCGCCCGTCTGGCAGCAGCTTGCACGAGCGGATGTAGTTATCGCGGTTCTGCAGGAAAGAGGGGGAGATGACGAGACGGCGATAGTCAGCCTCTTAATAGCGGAGAGTTTCTCCTCTTTAAAAGAAGATCAATAGTACAGGGCTTTTAAAAGACAATTTAATGACTGCGACCGTCGATATCAGGACTTAAGAGGAGTTTCTAATGCAATTAAAACTCAATTGCTCTTCCTTAGAGACTGCAGGAGGGTTACAAATAAATTTCCAAAAACGACTTGTAGGACTTTTGATCAGAAATCATTAGCATCACAGTCTTATGCATTTATCATGTGCCAATAGAGGAGtaaagaaattattttgttattgagAAACTACCCTTAAAATGGTTCTAATTTAGATGGGGAGTACAGTATGCAGATTTAAAACCAAATACAAGGGACGTGAATAAGATCGGAAGAAATAGCTCATTACAACCACACAAACGCTATACGGACTACAAACAGTGACAGCAAGTGCGATGTAAGCATCACGCAGTGTAAAGAACTAGTGTTTTGCTGCACTAGGCGCAATGCAGCAAGGAGCATCCCTGATATACTGATGCTAGAAAATAAGAGCTTCTTGGCAAAAAGGTTTTTCAGCAGGGGCACACAACAGCACACATTTGATTTATTCTCCAATCTAGGTGCCAGTTGGATCTTAAAAAGGGAGGGATTTCCACTCCCAAGGTACAACAGATGTCAGCCCTCAGATGTCTCCTCATCCCAGGGGTGTGTCGCTCGCTGGCTGGCTCACTCACCAGGCAGTCGAGCTGGGAGATGGGGCTCTTGCTACCCGGCTGGCTGATGTCCCAGATCTTGACGCAGCCCTTGCCGCCGGTGTAGACGTGGCGCGTTGGGTTGCTGATGGTGACGGCGCACACCACCTCGCCGTGGCTCAGCGTGTTGATTTGCCGGGCGTGGCGCGGGATGCCGGGGCCAATGAGAGCGTCCGGGGGAAAGGGCACCGGCTGCATCTGCCCGTCTGCGCTCACATGGAACGAGTACGCTCTggagaaaagaaataaaacaggtttgtagcaagtgctgaaaaataacaCTGAACCGCTTTTACCAGCCACGAAAGACACAGGGCCATGTTAGCTTAAATTAAGAATGAACAAGCAGGGACAACCTTGAACTCCAGCAATATAAACCTTCAATGCATGGGCAGTTCACTGTAAAACTGAGTAATTCATAAAACCAACTCACGGTTTTCCTCCAGAGATGGAAGAGAGGCTGGCAGGGAGTCCTGGTCTCATGTGACTGTGTGGGTCAAAGCCACCCTGCAAAAGAAGAAATGGGTTGTTAGAGCATATTTACCAGCAGTATCCAATTGAGAATGAGGTACCTGTCACAaggtcaaaaataaataatcagaattGTACATACTGATTGAGGTAAGCTGAAGCCGAGGttactgttaagatcattaaactCACCATGGGGCGGCCGTAGGCAGCTGCAGCTGCAGCGGCGGCGCTCATCTGTGGGGAGATGTTGTGGAGCCCAGCGTACACCCCCGGGCTCGTCAGGGAGCCGTTCATCTCATGGTGTCCCATCATGGCGAAGGGGCTGGCATAGGGACCGGCGATGGAGAGGGGAGTCCGCAATGTTGGAGCTGCAAGAACAAGACAGGAGAAGATGAGTGAGCAAACCACGTACCACCCTCTAGAATGAAAGTTGACCAGGCACAGAGTATATATAATACTTCTATCTGCTTGTGTGTCAACTATTGATATAGGGTTTGGAAACAGTAACATACAAgaattttccccttttttttgttgtttttgagaGGGCGTACCTAGTGACTCCATGCCAGGCATCTTCCCTGGCAGCGGCCGCAGTCCCGGGGTGGAGCTAGTGCCAGGGGTGGGGGCGTCGTTTCGCGGAGTCGGTGTGTTGGACTTCAACCCGGGGGTTGAAGACTTATCATTCTAGTAGGGTAAAGAAGACACATGAAATATTACTGACGACTGCAGAGATCCAACATGACAGTATGCATTTGACTGCAGAGCTGACATAGAACTACATAGAGTGGAGTTCTGAGATGCAGTTATCACATGAGTGATCCGCTCAATACACCACACTCAGGTACTTTTGGCAACCAATTTCCAAGCAAAAATACAGGCAGTCAAAACGAAGACCTACATGGACCAGGTCTTTGGTTTTGGAGGAGGGCGTGCTGCTGGAGGACGCGACGGAGGCAGGGCTGTTGGGACCTTCCTTCTTGCTCATCGCCCGCGATTTGTCCAGACCGTTCTCCGGCGGCGAGTGGGCAGGGCTGACACGAGGAGTGGCTGGATCCTGGACAAGATACATCACAGAAGAGATGTTTGCATATAGAAAGCGTTTCACATCGCATTTCAGTCCTGCTAAATGCCAACACTCTCCCACTCACTAACACCAGGAAAAGGTTGAAAGGCAGGAAATCTTTCTGCGCTCACCTCATTGGAGACATCAACCACCAAGTCATCACTCTTGTCACCATCACTGTCCTGCAATGAAAGCAGTGGATGGTGAAGTCAGTACAGGCTGTGTGCATACGACTGAGCTAGCAAATCACCCAATGAGGTGGATTAATCCTAAAAACAGTCAGAATACGTGTTgcaaagaaagaagaaaacattACAATGCAACACAGATAGAGTTTAGACGCCACTGCATTAAAGGACACCCCTTACAAGGTTCCGTTTTGTTTTTTCCGTTCCTAAAAGGCGTATTCCTGCGACTCACATATCTGCTCATGCTGTCCTTCTCCTCCACTTTCCTCTTCTTGGAGTCGATGCTGTAGTCCGAGGAGCCGCGGTGTTTCTCACTCGCAGCGCGCAGGCTGTCCGATGGGGACACCGAattattctggaaaaaaaaaataaaataaaaaaaaatcaggattaaTAAAAGAGTACTGTACTGGTTTAGCAAGTTCAATTTGGATCAGGCTGCAAAATTAAAGCAACCATAAATGTTGCTAACGCTAACCTGTTAGCATGCAGGGCCTGGACTGCTGTGTTTTAACTACGTTTCGCTGCCTGCACATTAAAAAAAGCCCTTGGAGGGACCGATCCGGTAATAGCCAGCTGTCTCTAACCCAGCTGAGTTTAGGCACTGGGCAGTCTGCGTTTGGCCAGCTGAGTTTAGGCACTGGGCAGACTGCATTTGGAGCCATCACAGATGAGGAATGGGGCAGACTGATTGCCGGCCCGATACAGAACCCAGGGTGGCCTTCTGAAGGCAGCAAGGCTTGACTGGAATGCTGTGGAGTTGCTCTGGGAGGGTTATCTAGCTCTGTGCCGCAGTCACTGCCCCCAGTGTAAAATACATGGTGGTTGATACACATACCTACACGCACACAGAATGCTCCTTCACAccagattttaaattaaatataaaactaagtGACATGGTGTAACTAGACTGATACTACAGACTGACCAACCCCTAGAGCTCCTGTAGATactgatacagacacacacagtagtaTAACAGATGTactagaacaccccattgcttctgttttgcatatgaaatcaaaccactggaactgaaagtcatgaaaaattgtaaaaataggcaaattagtgattgtctactttaataggccacacatacatttaaaatagcaaTGGAAAAGAAACACAGCCACTAATgttaaaatgcaggagactttagAAGTTTtctaagatgcctaattaaagcaaagtggtctaacattttcacacgagtgcctattgtttctatatcaccaaCTACTGACCAAAATCCGTTTATGGAGGCAAGTGTTAAGGAGTTACAAAACGCAtttcacataaataaaaaagtgaaatctcTGTATTAGAGGGCAGTCAGTATGTAAATATCCAAACCCACTCCCTTAAATAAAGCAAGCCTGTGCTCCCGAGCACCCACTGAGAAGAGCAGGACAACACCACAGCCTTTCTTCTCACTCAGGCAAGCTAAAAAGAAAGATTCAAAAAAGGCTGCCGTTGCTAACACAGGATTGTGGCGGGCCCTTAGAGGCATCAATCTATTTCAACAGCATCCAGCCAACACACTTCATACTTATTCATTGGGTTTGGTAGACATGAAGGAGAAAAGAAATTAACAAgcacatcaataaataaaatgaccacTGCGATCGCATCTCTTGGCAACCCCAAAATCAGCCTGCAGTGGAAATATTTGCATGGCTCTCCTCAGCATAAGGATAGCAATGGGCAGCTTCAGCTTCGGCTCCTAATCTGCATTCGACTCATAAAAGAGACGTTTGTGTAGGCTTTTCACCCCTCCCCCCGCCCCACTGTCGGGGGCCCTTTTGTAGGCAACAGGAAAGCAATACCGAGCACAGCCTAAACTATGCGTccagccactttttttttttttttttttttcaatgttcccGTTGTGGACAACAGAACTTGAGCTCCCTTTCGTTCAAAAACAATAGAAGGACCCAGGCAAGTAAAGTTCAAGCACTTTTGAAGTAGTTTCCAGTATTCCGAGAAAGGGAACAGACTAAACTAGTCTGCCTGGCATCTTAGCTCCGATCCCAAATGCAGTCTCAATGCTGCTATTGTTCAGAAGTATCAAAACAGGACAAGCTGCCTACGTGTGAATCAAGCCGGCTGGTTAGTGCCCAGCTGATTGTGAGACTTGTTAACTATCTGACCTTGGGAAAGTCCTGCTTAACTCGACTCAATAACCAAAGTCACTGCCAGTGACCCGGGTTAACAGGGCAGTGCGATCAGGAACAGAATAGCTCTGCTGCTAATCACTAAAGGATTTTTATTCCTTCAGCCTTGACTGCACTCATTCATGAGGCTCGCTCAATTGAAACACAATCTTAAAGACCCAGTGCAATCCATCATGAAGATTTAAACTAGTCTAATAAACTGCTCACAAGGCCAGAAAATGAATCGAGCAAAACAATTCCCCATTTGTATTCATAAATATTTACCAGGAACagaggtgagggggggggggggaaccggCGAGAAACAGGAGTCAAAGTCCATTTTAATTGTGATGAAATAAGTGCTGATTTCCAGCCAGTGATCTCAAATGCAAGTTTCTACCTGGATTAGAATGCACAAGCTTATACTTCAATCCTCCACATTCACCCATATTTTAAAACGGCTTTTTAGCACAAAAGGGTTTTTATGCAAGCTAGCTGTGTTCAGGGTATGACAATCCGTACTTGTGCTTGCTGCTGAACTTAACTAGGaagctttttatacaaaacacacacgaGTGAATAAATCTGCATGCACTCccagataaaaaagaaaagatttctgGTTACACTTACCGTACCGGATTCTCTCTCTTTTACCAATGGGATCGCGAGTGGCAAGTGAAAGGATGATTGGCCaggaaagaaaagagagaaaaaggaaaatgaataTCCACGTCTCGCATGCAGAACGACTTAGTTAACAAATCTCACCTGCTTTTCCATATCCCCGTCGGTCACAACttcataaaaacttttttttttttttttttttttttttttaattgaaatttaaaCTTTGTGAACTCTATGAagttcaagaagttgccctgaaaacttaaaaaaaaaaaaaaaaaaaaaaaaaaaaaaacacgacacaTTATAAAAAAGATAGGAAACTTAATGTGGTACAATTATGCACGCAGTGACTGACGGGGATATAATATTCAACTATATCTTGAAGGTGTGTGCAATACAGAATGCTGACTACTAATCTAATCTTACACAATACTTACTGCCAGGAAAACAATATATTCATTTAACTGATTTACACATCCTCTAGACAACCATTAACATCCCTTACATTCCAATTAATAAACCATGCACAGGTGAGAAGAGTTTTACAAGCATGAGCAAGCAAAAGTCTAAACCACTTTGGCCAAGCTACTGAGCAAAGTGTAGAGTGGGCCCCGCGCCCGCCGcggccctccctcctcccctaatGCAATGCATCGTCAGCTCCTCACCTCTGTGGTCCAGCTCGTGGTGGTTCTTCTCGTCTTTGACCGGCAGGTGGGCCTGGCTGCCGAGAGCTCCCAGAGCGAGCAGTCCGGCGCCCGAACCCGGGACCGAGGGGATGCCAGGCGGCTGGAGCCCCGAGGGGTGGGGGGGCATCTGGATGGGGGGCCCGTGAGCCGCGTGTGAGAGGTGTTGTgcctggagctgctgctgctgtgaacaAAACAGACGACAAGTGGGTTGGGGGCCGAGCAACAGGACAGAAAGCAGAGAcgttaataaaagaaacaaaatgcttatatatatatatatatatatatatatatatatatatatatatatataatatatatatatacatatgggTTTCAGGCCagtgattatatattatattattatttattaaataattataatatatatatatatatataataaaatataatttatatatatatatatataatatatatatatatatatatatatatatggccaacTGAAGCTGTAGTTGTGTGGAATTAATTGAACACAATGACATTTACACTTTCTACTGGACagtaaaaatgtctaaaaataataaaggaaagaaactgtaaatgttttatttttttaagcacataCTAAACAAGCAGCAGCTGTTACGAGCCAATCAAGTGGCCACTCAACCAGCAGCTTTAACAAACTGGCAGATGATAAACCTGTCTATACTGACATCAATATTTTACACTTAACTCCCGTCTGTCTTCAAAAAACAGATGGGACTTAAAAGGCACTCTGTGCGGAAATGAGTACAGTTTACAGCAAGGTTAAATATTACTTGATGGCCCTACCAAAAAAGgacattcattatttattaccATCTGCAAGGATGTTCAATTGTTTACATGGCATTGTGGGATGAGCTTTTACTTCTGTCCAGgcttggttttgtttctttgggGACACTGAACAAATTCCTAACGTTGTCATGGTGTCAGCTGACGAGGACAGGGTCATCATGCCCAATCTCATTTCATGAGTGGCAGCCCTTGATTCAGTATGAAGAACGACGTTTAATGAGGAACGGAATATGCAAAACAGAAGTTAAAATATCAAGCTGCTTAATTATGAAGCCGAAATCGAACCTAATTCTAATTAAAAACGTACACACATACATCACAGCTATTCTCTTCTCCTCGTTCCTACTGATGCTTGTGTCcttgtgcattttaattaaaaaaaataaataaaaaaattcagaaagGGTAAAATTGtaaactaataaatacaaatctaaataaactgtTGCACTGAGAATTTATTCGAAGTTTTCacgaaagtaaataaataaatattaacccAATAGATTTCGGAACATGTCAAGGTTATGTTCTTTTTCATTGCACCATGAGTAGCCACTCAACAAAGCTCTAAAATCACTAATCCCACCAAAACTCAGGGGTCGCTATTTTGAAACATGTGAAAAGTCAAAAATAGTCTTGCTTTGCGCTTGCTTCTGAACAGGGTGCACGGTCCATTGGGCTCCAAGCGTAAGGGGTGTGTAGAAAGCTTGCTGCGGTAgctagaaatgaaaaacaaacccttCACAAGCCTACATGCCCAAGCGAACACTTCGGCAGATTTGCCTCCCTGTCCAAATGTGCAGGTGCCCTACGCTCGGCTGCGCATTAGTGTATGCAAAGGAGAGCCGTTAACTTGTGGAAGTGAAACACTCAAACTTCCTTTCCTACCACAGGAGCGACACagtgaaacatttaaatacatgttcagAGAACAAACTCCCAAATCCATGTTCACTTTAATATGTAATGCCAGGGAGTCTCAGTTTAGTGTAAAAGGGAAACAAATACTTtcattatgacaaaaaaaaaaaaaaaccacacaccagTCTGAGCTCCACTACTGGGAATATATCAAGAAAATCAGATAAATAATTAATCACAGCAAACTCACAATACTCAATATAAATTCCACCAACCAAGATGCTtgtcattaaataaattatttagcCTTGGCTTTCAGAAACAGTTTAATATTTAGAGTCAACGATCCGACACAGACAAAGATACGTGACAGGCTGAGTGGTCGATTAACAACcgaataaaaaatgatttaaaaaataccactaaatagaaaaaaaaccaCTAAATAGTGCCCAACGCATTGTAAGGCTGTTAATTGATTTAACCATTCATCACATTACTGAACACACCACTTACAGTAGTTCAGTAAGGGAGGCAAATTACTTCTAGGATAACCAGCCTTTGGGCTTGCTAGCATAGCTAGAGCGAGCTACTGGGCTGGCCCGTGTTGCGTTGCAATAACGATCCAGACCACATTAGCAAAAGCGTAGCACAGAGCCAGTTACTTTTACTTTACTTTCCTATCCAGTTTGAATCGGGCGTTTCCTTTGGCATTCAACTCCTGCTTGTTTATCAAAAACAGCAAATGAACTGAAGTTCCAGAAACAAGTTCacagtttattaaaatgcaacCTTGAGGAATTCATTTATCTGCTGTACTTGATAACAAGACCAAAGTACACGGCAGCAGAAATGTTTCAGCTGTCTGGAACACTTGAGTGTAGATTTCGAAGACAGGGCAAGTCATTTCTTGATTAATATCTCATATTACCTGCTCCAATGGGCAAGTAAGCTGCAATGTACCCAGGGTATAATCTCccatcacacagcactgagacattTTAGTATGGTCCTCACTGTACAAAAACGATGCAATGTTTAGACAACTCCCAATTTAAACGGCTAAAAGGAAACCAGAATGGCTCAAACTAAACAATGAAAAGCAAGTTACCCACTGGCATCATTACTGCTTAAAACCCATAGCCTAGTCCCAGAGCAAGACGACTGCTGCACACTGTGGTTGAAgtggtaataaaaacaatacttgGGATTGGTTCTAGGGAGAGTGAGACgcagtataaaatgtattatacaccATGTCCTCAATAAACCCTCTACCGCAAGGTCAGGAAACATGAAGTTCTGGGTTAGTTACGACTCCTTAGCCAGTTTCAAGTATATGTTACACTTCCTCTTCTGGAGGGAAAGAAGTGGTATTAAAAAGAATGCTGCAGTTTAAGGACAAACCCATTCACAGAGGCCAACAAGTGGATTCCCCCCACTGGTGGTCTCCAATTTAATTACAGGAATAAAGCAATACAACATCCATCcgtcagtcaaaaaaaaaaaaaaaaaatcttttctaAAGAAATCAAACTGCGTACACCCTAACAATTCCCCCAATCCCCCTCCGATTAAAAGGGGGTCTacaataaaactaaatgaaaaggAGGCTCCTCCAACACCACGCCCCCACCCCTACACTG
Encoded proteins:
- the LOC121294393 gene encoding transducin-like enhancer protein 3 isoform X6, giving the protein MYPQGRHPAPHQPGQPGFKFTVAESCDRIKDEFQFLQAQYHSLKVEYDKLANEKTEMQRHYVMYYEMSYGLNIEMHKQTEIAKRLNAILAQIMPFLSQEHQQQVAQAVERAKQVTMTELNAIIGQQQLQAQHLSHAAHGPPIQMPPHPSGLQPPGIPSVPGSGAGLLALGALGSQAHLPVKDEKNHHELDHRERESGTNNSVSPSDSLRAASEKHRGSSDYSIDSKKRKVEEKDSMSRYDSDGDKSDDLVVDVSNEDPATPRVSPAHSPPENGLDKSRAMSKKEGPNSPASVASSSSTPSSKTKDLVHNDKSSTPGLKSNTPTPRNDAPTPGTSSTPGLRPLPGKMPGMESLAPTLRTPLSIAGPYASPFAMMGHHEMNGSLTSPGVYAGLHNISPQMSAAAAAAAAYGRPMGGFDPHSHMRPGLPASLSSISGGKPAYSFHVSADGQMQPVPFPPDALIGPGIPRHARQINTLSHGEVVCAVTISNPTRHVYTGGKGCVKIWDISQPGSKSPISQLDCLNRDNYIRSCKLLPDGRTLIVGGEASTLTIWDLASPTPRIKAELTSSAPACYALAISPDAKVCFSCCSDGNIAVWDLHNQTLVRQFQGHTDGASCIDISHDGTKLWTGGLDNTVRSWDLREGRQLQQHDFTSQIFSLGYCPTGEWLAVGMESSNVEVLHHTKPDKYQLHLHESCVLSLKFAYCGKWFVSTGKDNLLNAWRTPYGASIFQSKESSSVLSCDISADDKYIVTGSGDKKATVYEVIY
- the LOC121294393 gene encoding transducin-like enhancer protein 3-B isoform X5 — its product is MYPQGRHPAPHQPGQPGFKFTVAESCDRIKDEFQFLQAQYHSLKVEYDKLANEKTEMQRHYVMYYEMSYGLNIEMHKQTEIAKRLNAILAQIMPFLSQEHQQQVAQAVERAKQVTMTELNAIIGVRGLPNLPLTQQQLQAQHLSHAAHGPPIQMPPHPSGLQPPGIPSVPGSGAGLLALGALGSQAHLPVKDEKNHHELDHRERESGTNNSVSPSDSLRAASEKHRGSSDYSIDSKKRKVEEKDSMSRYDSDGDKSDDLVVDVSNEDPATPRVSPAHSPPENGLDKSRAMSKKEGPNSPASVASSSSTPSSKTKDLVHNDKSSTPGLKSNTPTPRNDAPTPGTSSTPGLRPLPGKMPGMESLAPTLRTPLSIAGPYASPFAMMGHHEMNGSLTSPGVYAGLHNISPQMSAAAAAAAAYGRPMGGFDPHSHMRPGLPASLSSISGGKPAYSFHVSADGQMQPVPFPPDALIGPGIPRHARQINTLSHGEVVCAVTISNPTRHVYTGGKGCVKIWDISQPGSKSPISQLDCLNRDNYIRSCKLLPDGRTLIVGGEASTLTIWDLASPTPRIKAELTSSAPACYALAISPDAKVCFSCCSDGNIAVWDLHNQTLVRQFQGHTDGASCIDISHDGTKLWTGGLDNTVRSWDLREGRQLQQHDFTSQIFSLGYCPTGEWLAVGMESSNVEVLHHTKPDKYQLHLHESCVLSLKFAYCGKWFVSTGKDNLLNAWRTPYGASIFQSKESSSVLSCDISADDKYIVTGSGDKKATVYEVIY
- the LOC121294393 gene encoding transducin-like enhancer protein 3-B isoform X1; translated protein: MYPQGRHPAPHQPGQPGFKFTVAESCDRIKDEFQFLQAQYHSLKVEYDKLANEKTEMQRHYVMYYEMSYGLNIEMHKQTEIAKRLNAILAQIMPFLSQEHQQQVAQAVERAKQVTMTELNAIIGVRGLPNLPLTQQQLQAQHLSHAAHGPPIQMPPHPSGLQPPGIPSVPGSGAGLLALGALGSQAHLPVKDEKNHHELDHRGQSSFHLPLAIPLVKERESGTNNSVSPSDSLRAASEKHRGSSDYSIDSKKRKVEEKDSMSRYDSDGDKSDDLVVDVSNEDPATPRVSPAHSPPENGLDKSRAMSKKEGPNSPASVASSSSTPSSKTKDLVHNDKSSTPGLKSNTPTPRNDAPTPGTSSTPGLRPLPGKMPGMESLAPTLRTPLSIAGPYASPFAMMGHHEMNGSLTSPGVYAGLHNISPQMSAAAAAAAAYGRPMGGFDPHSHMRPGLPASLSSISGGKPAYSFHVSADGQMQPVPFPPDALIGPGIPRHARQINTLSHGEVVCAVTISNPTRHVYTGGKGCVKIWDISQPGSKSPISQLDCLNRDNYIRSCKLLPDGRTLIVGGEASTLTIWDLASPTPRIKAELTSSAPACYALAISPDAKVCFSCCSDGNIAVWDLHNQTLVRQFQGHTDGASCIDISHDGTKLWTGGLDNTVRSWDLREGRQLQQHDFTSQIFSLGYCPTGEWLAVGMESSNVEVLHHTKPDKYQLHLHESCVLSLKFAYCGKWFVSTGKDNLLNAWRTPYGASIFQSKESSSVLSCDISADDKYIVTGSGDKKATVYEVIY
- the LOC121294393 gene encoding transducin-like enhancer protein 3 isoform X4 is translated as MYPQGRHPAPHQPGQPGFKFTVAESCDRIKDEFQFLQAQYHSLKVEYDKLANEKTEMQRHYVMYYEMSYGLNIEMHKQTEIAKRLNAILAQIMPFLSQEHQQQVAQAVERAKQVTMTELNAIIGQQLQAQHLSHAAHGPPIQMPPHPSGLQPPGIPSVPGSGAGLLALGALGSQAHLPVKDEKNHHELDHRGQSSFHLPLAIPLVKERESGTNNSVSPSDSLRAASEKHRGSSDYSIDSKKRKVEEKDSMSRYDSDGDKSDDLVVDVSNEDPATPRVSPAHSPPENGLDKSRAMSKKEGPNSPASVASSSSTPSSKTKDLVHNDKSSTPGLKSNTPTPRNDAPTPGTSSTPGLRPLPGKMPGMESLAPTLRTPLSIAGPYASPFAMMGHHEMNGSLTSPGVYAGLHNISPQMSAAAAAAAAYGRPMGGFDPHSHMRPGLPASLSSISGGKPAYSFHVSADGQMQPVPFPPDALIGPGIPRHARQINTLSHGEVVCAVTISNPTRHVYTGGKGCVKIWDISQPGSKSPISQLDCLNRDNYIRSCKLLPDGRTLIVGGEASTLTIWDLASPTPRIKAELTSSAPACYALAISPDAKVCFSCCSDGNIAVWDLHNQTLVRQFQGHTDGASCIDISHDGTKLWTGGLDNTVRSWDLREGRQLQQHDFTSQIFSLGYCPTGEWLAVGMESSNVEVLHHTKPDKYQLHLHESCVLSLKFAYCGKWFVSTGKDNLLNAWRTPYGASIFQSKESSSVLSCDISADDKYIVTGSGDKKATVYEVIY